The Micromonospora krabiensis genome window below encodes:
- a CDS encoding ArsR/SmtB family transcription factor translates to MHPTTADAPALAQLAALLADTTRARICLALLDGRAWTAGELARAAGVAASTASDHLSRLVDGGLLAQERQGRHRYLRLADPSVAQLIEDLAGRAPAEPGPARSLRAARASAALAYARTCYDHLAGRLGVLVHDALLDRGLLDRAGGLTLTPAGLDWCADLGLPLATLRPTRRPLLRDCLDWTERRPHLSGALAAALCGRLLDLGWLARGDGRIVRLTPAGAPELAAALGVPAATLAPPATGSAGGGRA, encoded by the coding sequence ATGCACCCGACGACCGCCGACGCGCCGGCCCTCGCCCAGCTCGCCGCCCTGCTGGCCGACACCACCCGGGCCCGGATCTGCCTCGCCCTGCTCGACGGGCGGGCCTGGACCGCGGGGGAGCTGGCCCGCGCCGCGGGCGTCGCGGCGTCCACCGCGAGCGACCACCTCAGCCGGCTGGTCGACGGCGGTCTGCTGGCGCAGGAACGGCAGGGGCGGCACCGCTACCTGCGGCTGGCCGACCCGTCCGTGGCCCAGCTGATCGAGGACCTGGCCGGTCGGGCGCCCGCCGAGCCCGGGCCGGCCCGGTCGTTGCGCGCCGCGCGGGCCAGCGCCGCCCTGGCGTACGCCCGGACCTGCTACGACCACCTCGCTGGCCGGCTCGGCGTGCTGGTCCACGACGCCCTGCTCGACCGGGGTCTGCTGGATCGGGCCGGTGGGCTCACCCTCACCCCGGCGGGGCTGGACTGGTGCGCCGACCTCGGTCTGCCGCTCGCGACGCTGCGTCCCACCCGCCGGCCGCTGCTGCGCGACTGTCTCGACTGGACGGAGCGCCGCCCGCACCTCTCCGGCGCGCTCGCCGCTGCCCTCTGCGGTCGCCTGCTCGACCTCGGCTGGCTGGCCCGGGGCGACGGCCGCATCGTCCGGCTCACCCCGGCCGGCGCGCCGGAGCTGGCCGCCGCGCTCGGCGTCCCTGCGGCCACCCTGGCGCCGCCCGCGACCGGGAGCGCCGGCGGTGGGCGGGCCTGA
- a CDS encoding family 43 glycosylhydrolase — translation MGHLRHGGALAAALGLLLTAAAPAASASASASASASASPTNASASPADTGPAGTAARGTGAHYGNPVSAPFGDTFADPMIVRGDDGYWYAYGTTDPLREGEKQFHRVPTARSADLVDWTYVGDAFGADQRPAYAAPGAAFWAPDVRRIGDRYVMYVTVTDTTVSPEGSDYAIGAATAPTPTGPWTFADQPVVAPRPGGGGGFLWTIDPSQFTDVDGTNYLYYGSYYGGISVTELSPDGLRAIGTPTLVAIDNKFEGSYVLRHDGSYYLFASTANCCAGPATGYSVQVGRATSPRGPFLDRDGIALSASRAGGTPVLTQNGNRWIGTGHNGFLTDLSGQDWIVYHAIDRADPYLDEPFGINERPMLLDRLDWIDGWPTVNAGAGPSAGTRPAPVTTGALDERFDAGLAGWRRVTGDWRTTGGRLTGTGALTSRTTVGGDVRAETDLRLTGATGAGLTFADRVEVRVDGAAGRLVARDGGRTTSVPLPAGFTAADRHNLAVEVRGRQLVAELSPARLGDQRAVVTLRLDRPVTGRLTLGATGGTAEFDNVSAVRLYRPARNAVPEPGVGAPLRAWSDEFTGGLDPAWSWVRPDPAATVAGGALRWPVQDADLTGTGNTAGVLLRDAPTGDYVVETKVTLDLGEESVRNYQQAGLVAYVDDDRFARLAQVAIWNTRQVEYGYELPFAGQPVYGGTIVGTPARTTWLRLAHHVDRATGEHEFRAGSSRDGVSWTWGGVWTFPAGTTPRIGLVAHGGAQPAVTAEFDYLRFFR, via the coding sequence ATGGGACATCTCCGCCACGGCGGCGCGCTCGCCGCCGCACTCGGTCTGCTGCTGACGGCCGCGGCCCCCGCCGCCAGCGCCAGCGCCAGCGCCAGCGCCAGCGCCAGCGCCAGCCCGACCAACGCCAGCGCCAGCCCGGCCGACACCGGCCCGGCCGGCACCGCCGCACGCGGCACGGGCGCCCATTACGGCAACCCGGTCTCCGCCCCGTTCGGCGACACCTTCGCCGACCCGATGATCGTCCGCGGTGACGACGGCTACTGGTACGCGTACGGCACCACCGACCCCCTGCGCGAGGGTGAGAAGCAGTTCCACCGGGTGCCCACCGCGCGCTCGGCCGACCTGGTCGACTGGACGTACGTCGGGGACGCGTTCGGCGCCGACCAGCGCCCGGCGTACGCGGCGCCCGGCGCGGCTTTCTGGGCACCGGACGTGCGCCGGATCGGCGACCGCTACGTCATGTACGTGACGGTCACCGACACCACCGTCTCGCCGGAGGGCAGCGACTACGCGATCGGCGCGGCCACCGCGCCCACCCCGACCGGCCCGTGGACCTTCGCCGACCAGCCGGTCGTCGCGCCGCGCCCGGGCGGGGGCGGCGGCTTCCTGTGGACGATCGACCCGAGCCAGTTCACCGACGTCGACGGGACCAACTACCTCTACTACGGCAGCTACTACGGCGGCATCTCCGTCACCGAACTCTCCCCCGACGGCCTGCGGGCGATCGGCACCCCCACCCTGGTCGCGATCGACAACAAGTTCGAGGGCAGCTACGTGCTGCGCCACGACGGCTCCTACTACCTCTTCGCCTCCACCGCGAACTGCTGCGCCGGCCCGGCCACCGGCTACTCCGTCCAGGTGGGCCGGGCGACCAGCCCGCGTGGGCCGTTCCTGGACCGGGACGGGATCGCGCTGTCCGCGTCCCGGGCCGGTGGCACGCCGGTGCTCACGCAGAACGGCAACCGCTGGATCGGCACCGGGCACAACGGCTTCCTCACCGACCTGTCCGGGCAGGACTGGATCGTCTACCACGCCATTGACCGGGCCGACCCCTACCTCGACGAGCCGTTCGGCATCAACGAGCGCCCGATGCTGCTGGACCGTCTGGACTGGATCGACGGCTGGCCCACCGTCAACGCCGGCGCCGGCCCCTCGGCGGGCACCCGGCCGGCGCCGGTCACCACCGGCGCCCTGGACGAGCGCTTCGACGCCGGCCTGGCCGGCTGGCGACGGGTCACCGGCGACTGGCGGACCACCGGCGGCCGGCTCACCGGCACCGGCGCGCTCACCAGTCGTACGACCGTCGGCGGCGACGTGCGGGCGGAGACCGACCTGCGGCTCACCGGCGCGACCGGCGCCGGCCTGACCTTCGCCGACCGGGTCGAGGTCCGCGTCGACGGTGCGGCCGGGCGGCTGGTCGCCCGCGACGGCGGCCGTACGACCAGCGTCCCGCTGCCCGCCGGCTTCACCGCCGCCGACCGGCACAACCTGGCCGTCGAGGTACGCGGGCGCCAGCTCGTCGCCGAGCTGAGCCCGGCGCGGCTGGGCGACCAGCGGGCCGTGGTGACGCTGCGGCTGGACCGGCCGGTGACCGGCCGGCTCACGCTGGGCGCGACCGGCGGCACCGCCGAGTTCGACAACGTCAGCGCGGTCCGGCTGTACCGGCCGGCGCGCAACGCCGTTCCCGAGCCCGGCGTCGGCGCGCCGCTGCGGGCCTGGTCCGACGAGTTCACCGGCGGCCTCGACCCGGCGTGGAGCTGGGTGCGCCCCGACCCGGCGGCGACCGTGGCGGGTGGTGCGCTGCGCTGGCCCGTGCAGGACGCCGACCTCACCGGCACCGGCAACACCGCTGGGGTGCTGCTGCGTGACGCCCCGACCGGGGACTACGTGGTAGAGACGAAGGTGACCCTGGACCTCGGCGAAGAGTCGGTCCGCAACTACCAGCAGGCGGGCCTGGTCGCGTACGTCGACGACGACCGGTTCGCCCGGCTGGCCCAGGTGGCGATCTGGAACACCCGGCAGGTGGAGTACGGCTACGAGCTGCCCTTCGCCGGCCAGCCGGTGTACGGCGGCACCATCGTCGGCACCCCGGCCCGCACGACGTGGCTGCGGCTGGCGCACCACGTGGACCGGGCGACCGGCGAGCACGAGTTCCGGGCCGGGTCCAGCCGCGACGGCGTGAGCTGGACCTGGGGCGGCGTGTGGACCTTCCCCGCCGGCACGACTCCACGCATCGGCCTGGTCGCGCACGGCGGCGCCCAGCCCGCGGTCACCGCCGAGTTCGATTACCTGCGCTTCTTCCGTTAG